Part of the Esox lucius isolate fEsoLuc1 chromosome 25, fEsoLuc1.pri, whole genome shotgun sequence genome, GATACTGTAGATACTAAAAAAGTTGTCATTGATTAGTAAAGTATATTTCCTGTAAGGTATTCTGAAGGAAGTTTAATTGAGTTATGTTTTTCATTAATTGTTTGTTAACTGTATGGTCAGTAAATGTGGGTTAATGACCAACAACACGTTTACACAGAGAATATGGAACCGCACGTTCAATCAGCTTGAAGTTTCTTGTTAGATACAGATCTGGAGTCAGCTTCTTCACCTCGATCATAACATTGAGTCTTTAATTGAGAAAACTGCAGGAGATCCAGTATATCAGCCTTCTCAACTACCTGAATTGTGGTCAAAGTACATTTGTGGATAGATTCTCCTCTCCGTTCAATTGTGAATTATACTTTTCATTTATTAAAACACTTTGTTTCCTAACCAAGACATACTGAGGCATGCCCCTAGTGTGTGCTCAAAACAACATTATCTGGAACTATCTGCAAAACAGTTCCTCCATTTTAATTGTGCTTTTCGTGTTAGATTAATAGTTTCAACGgtttcagaaaaaaattgaATTTGCAGTGTGCTTAATACTGGATTTACCATTGTTACTTTTGGCAGTGTGAGATTATAGATACTTCTGCTAGTACGTGACATATCTGTGACATGGTGAATCTATCTTCCTCATTTCTGTCACTATTCTAACAAAAGTCATGTGTCAGTCACCATTGAAATAAGATTGCTTCCTTGTCCAACTGTCTTGGAAGACCTTCACGTGATGTATCATAACGAAAGTAGAATTTGAATGCACCCAACTAAAAACTGTAATTAATATGCACGACGAAATTTGCTTGGAATGTTCATGTACAAACTTGCATCTGCTTAGTGGTGTTGATcggctaataaaaaaaatcccataAAAATGCCACGGCTAAAATGTATCCTCAACTATATTCCTGATAAAAGCTTCGTGTAACTACACATCAGTGTAAAAGTAGTTTACCAATGTTGCACGGGCAATCCTGTATTTTAATAAATGCCCTCTGTCAGACCGAGTTACTGGATTTCATTCCTCCATTGTTGATTGTGTACGCAACATTCTGCATCAGTGTTCCAAAGTTACTATTTGCTTCCCAATGGCCTGTGGCGAAATGATAAGATGAACTTAATGGGCGTCGAGCTATCCATGCTTTGGTTACACGCTCCTCGCgtatacaaaacaatatatccTGGTTAATATGTTTTGACCCAAAATAAAGCTATTTTTTGTGTTATTACAGTTTTCTATTTTAGGTTGACCTCATATAAAAGTTAGTAAAATGGCGTAATATTTtactataacacattttctaaataataaAGTAAGCTTATTATCAATTAAGATCTTGCCTCATTCGTGCGCTGTTACAATTTGCTGAGAAACGCCCACTTAGGGCGTCTCCTTGTAAAGTATGCACAGTATTTATTCCACATTGAAAAATACAAgtgggaaatacatttaaaaaaaacattaaattatgaatatttcCTCGTTGAGAAATTATAGGAAAGTAGCCTACGAGATTTTAAGACGTGTAGGAAGCACCATGGGACTTCAGCAAATAATGCATGTGTACTCGTACGTATTCATTATTGTGTtactaaaataattttgaaattaCTGGTTATCTTAGGGTATAGTTAGTTAGGCTCCATTAAAGAAACGAAATATAACAGTCCAAGTCTATTTAAACATTCGTTTTAAACTAAACTTGCTTTCTTTATATTAGGCCtcaattaaatgtatgtttcttATGTCAAAAATAAGACAGACGTGGTTTTTCGCGATGTGAAGGGGCGCGCCATATATCACAAATGGACACGTCATTTATTCTGGTCTAAATGCGTCTGTTATGATTACATTCTTATATCAAAGCTTACCATATTGTTCGATGTCGATTTTGTACGTTGGCCATATTTGGTTACTGTAAATTACTTAATTGTAAGTTAAGCGCATAAATTAAATAGCTAGATCTACACAATGAAGGATCGAAGTATCCAGCTTTAGGTTGGACATTATTTAGCCTACTTCATCGTCTACTTTATGGTGCACAAACCGAACCCTTTTCCAAAAGTAAAGtattaagtaaataattaatttcaacGATCAGTTACATGTTattaaaatacacacatacaccacctATATTTCAACTAttaataattcattattttcgATAGCTTAAATTGTTAAACAAGGTAGGTCATAGTATACAGCAAATGAAATTGGATCAAAACATGTGTAGGCCTATTCATTCAAAAGTATCCCAtctttacttttttttatgttcagtaCATTTTTCGCCTTTACAATATTGCAATTGTTCATAATTCCTGATTGAATTCAAGTATAAAATCATTGAATATTTAAAAGACCTGCAAATATCTTCAATTTAGCACGAAAAACATAGGGCTACACGTTATATAACatgaatttaaaaatcattAAGTGCATAAAATGTGCAATCCTCTTGCAGaggtataaataaaatatgtatgaaGAAAAAGTATATAACAATAAATGTcgaacaaataaatacaatgcgTCTCTGAATTTACAAAGTCTGAAGAAACTCGACGACATTCTGGTGCCCACTTTCTTTTGCCAAATCGATAGGCCGACGATTCCAATTGTCCAAAGTGTTCGGATTTGCGTTGTATTGAACAAGGATCTTTACGGTGTCCAGAAAGCCCATCCTTGCAGCATCATGTAACGGCATGGTCccggtgtgtctgtctgccacgTTAGGATCCGCTCCTTGTTGTAGTAACAACCGCGCCACAGTTGTACTGCCCATCATCATCACCTATTGGAGATACAAATCCAGACGATTTCATGTATAATCTATTTTATAAATGGGCCTATAATTGGAATAGAATAAGCCTAACTGGCAAGAATAGGCCAAATAatcaaaagttaaaaaggatTTGGTACAACACTAAATAACACTAAATAATACAGTTGTTTCATTATAATGTAAAAACGCTCTTCATTTGATGGAGTCCACCTTTTCAATCAACTTGTAATTCAAACGTTTGGGTGCAGTTTTGAAACTTAAcaattgtatataaaaaaaaaaagaataagcCAAGGCTATCCAAATCCAACGTTACTTTATGAAGCCTTTTTACGAAATTAGGCCTACATGTTGCCTAACAATACGCTATAAGTAGGCCCAACTTTAATCTAATAATTTCGTTAAAACACCCATTTCATTTTTAGGCCCTATTATTCTTATTGTATTAGATCTGATGAGCACCAAAAAGCAAagcctttcattttgttttttccaTGGTAATTAAATACGAGAATAAATATGAATTTCAAATGATTTTATATATAAGCCTTTCTTTAAATTTGGGGTAATATGGAGAGCATTTTCTCGTTTGGAACTTTGGGTGTGACCTGCGTAGGTCCTTTATTGCCCCTAGGCTACATACACTGTACCATTTGAATGATAGAACACATATATGACTATGTGAACGACAAAATCGTGTCtaacacagcaacaataaaCACTCGATAAAACTGCTCAGCAAAACATAAAGGCTTATAGAAACCACGCGCAATTGCGCTCCATTCCTATCATTGGGTTGCTGACACCAAGTAACCAGCACAACAGAAGCTATAGCATATGTTCGAATATATCAATGAGAAATAGGgcaaaaaagaacaattacggCATACATAACTATAGTTCCAATGCGAAAATATTTTAGTCACGTTTTAACCAATTAGGTcgatatatttttataacaatACTGCATGGATGTGAAACACATGCAACGATTGAAATGATCCATGTTTTTACAATGACCAAAAGAGAATCTTCACCAACAATCACTTGATGACGCGGTACGCTCCAAACTAACCTGCAAAGGTGTCCGTCCAAAGCAGTTCACACCGTTGACATCCATTCCCCTTtctaataacattttaacacGATCCGTGTTGCCCGTCGCGGCTGCTGATGCCAGATCATCCTCGAGAGGCATGGTTATGATTAAATACCTACCGCGGATTGTGACAACAGTTCAACACTTCACAGATTCCTTTGACAGGTAGCTTAATAAATTCAATGTCCAGACATCTCACGCAAATGTTTCTTAAGAAATAGATAAGCTTGTCGATGCCGTTTCCTCTTCAGTATTTATTAGGATGCAATGTGGGGCAAGGATGCTCGTTTAGGtagattaaataaattaaaatgcacaTCGTACCACCGAAACAACGGCTGTGTCCGGACTTGCCTCCGTTGAAAGCGTTCAGAAGAGTGACGTCATATAGTTTGCAGCAGATCCAGCCCTTTTGCGCATGCTCGGATAGAGTTATTGCATACAGAAGAACGTCGCAACCAGTGGCGAACGGTGTTGTTGACATCggaatttaatttgaataacGGGAATcgtaaaaaatattgtaaaacaaCGAATTGGATATATTGCTACGTTTGTGACAAAATATCTGCATTCGCAGTGAGCTTGGTTAAAGTCTATTTTATCGCGGTGATGCAGATAGACCTATTACTGAGGCGCGTGCGTCGGACTGCTCGGAGAGTGGAGCCTGGTTACTGGTTACTCGCGCGGCAGAGAAGAAGGCTGTTGGCAACCACCATagcatttatttgttgtttgtttcatgtttgtTGATCTGTTGGCTATATCCTACGTGGGAACATTTGTCAGCTATCGGTGTACTAAATCAAGTTGGCTAAAGTAAAAGAAGTTAAGGCAAAActaatattaatttgtttgacGAAGACCAAATAACAGATTATAAGCAACGATTTcgaaattattatttgaataataacaACTGAGTGTAGGGCCTACTATCCACTACTAAGTGGTGTGATTCTCATAGCTTCGTAAAATGTAGGCCTATGCGATATCTGTAAGTTGATGTGAATAAGAACGTCTGCTAAACACTAAATTATTAACTGTAAACTGaagattatatttttcattaaaaaagcaATGCCTTACTTAGAACATTTTTGATAATATAATAGGCCTAGTAGCCTATTTTAGGTCACATATTTGTAATTACTAACCTTTAATCAAAGTACTTGATAGGGAAGGTTCTTTAATGTGAAATTGAATGAGAATATTTTACAAACCATATTtagtaaataacatttatggaaAGACTTAACTTTTATACAGGCCCATATTCACGGGCTTAAACATTGCTCTTGGTGGACCGAATCAATCCGTTAAGAGTCACATCACCGAATAAAAAAGCAACATCTCAATTCCTGCTCATCAGTGGTTTAACCTCATTAAAAAAATTGGGCCATCCACCATCAACCCTTTTCACATTTAAGTAGTTTAACAGACACAGTTATCCAGAGAAACGTTCTCAAGTTTCTACTGGAGAGTATGCTATATTGCTATAACCTGTGGCAAAGAACAAACGAGTTACCAAGTCATATGGGGTACGCATAAATTCCACAAAGGTTCTTCTCaccatatttaaaacattatattcATGCGTATGCACTCGTTGTCCACCAAAATAAAATCAGTGAATCAGTCTCTTTCGCCCATGAGCACGATTAGACACCACGGGCCATCTTTTGATGACATTTGCGGTAGTAATCTGTTTTGCCTTAAATATATGTAATACACGTAATGGCCAGGTAGTGGTGCACTAACAACCGAtttaaaatgctattttttCAAGGCCATTCTCCAAACCCTATTGAACGCGGTTGAACGTTAGGTCAAAAAAGTGTTTAACCTAAACATGATGCATCTTTGCCACAGTAATGAATGAGGTCCATCCAGATCGGTTGTCTGTAATTTACTATATTATTTTAGTTGAAATACTTAAAATTCGACTCTAATAACAAATTACCTATTTGTACGAAACGTAATTTTGTTCATATATACATGTGTGCGTCTTATTAACTCAATATAATTTACACAGTAAATTATTTGGACGCCGTTGTGCATTTTTCTATTTTGAGCCTCTGAACCGTCCTTAGTCAGTGCTTGAGTTTTGGTGGAGCTTCCTAACGCTGACACCAGCactaattgtttttgtttttttgccacAGTGTACCAGTAATATTTTAGGCACGTGACTAATATTACGGAGCGCAtcacatgcattttattttgcaatttaTCATAGTTGAGTAGCTATTTATATAGTGAACACTGGTTTACTCGCCGTTAGTCTATGAATTGGGCCTAACACAGTTTTAGGGTAGCGGTGTTTTGACTACACGTCCGGTAGCACAATGGATGCGCTGTTCCGAGTTGTCGAAGATTCCTTCCATCCACATCGTCTCCCCCCAAAAACCCATGAAGCGATAAGGCCAGCGGTGCCTTCCATGACTCTAACCAGATTATCCAACTGGCGAATCCTGAGGCTAACACATCACATTACCTGAAGCACTGTGGTAAATTATccttatttaatgtttttaatgctaAGATTAGCGTTAGTGGGGTCACCAGCGTTTCCGTTAAAACATATTCTCAGCAGGGAATTACCAGCTGACATGAATAATTGTAGATAAACAGATCTAGCCACCTTGCCTAACTTATGCCATTGCCTTTTATTCAAGTAGCCTAACCTATGTTTTTGGTTGTCTTtgtgaaacatttaataacGACAAGCATTTGGTTGAGGCCTACCACCCATCAGGAAATCTGCTGTTTACAGGCCCCCATCTGAACTCCAATCAAACCACATATCAGCTTAAACTTCAAAAGAGGAGACATTGAAAAGCtgaggtgtgattcagtgttgatCAGGTGCCTGCACCTTCCGCTGTTTCCTGATAAGAGGGTATGTGTTGATATGTGCTTTATACAATAATCTAATGTAGAAGTTATTGTGCTTAGTGTCTAAatcaagagcacaatggtagGATATTGAAGAACTATGTCAGAGACCAGCAACCTTCTACTGAGATTTACATGGCTACAAGTAGTTGCTGCCAATTATTGTGGTAATGTGGGGGCTGACATTTAATGGTTGTGAAACTCTGGTCTGAAGGACTGACACattgtctttaacataatgcgtttctttttaaaccaaaaagTGTTTACTTATGGACAAATTTGAACATTCTAAAATTGTGTTGAACCGCAATTAACTACAGATTATGCGATTAAaagcaattcattattttaatagttTAACGAAactagtgagtgtgtgtgtgtgtgtatatatatatatataagaaatCTCTCACACATAAGGTGTTTTAACTGCAGTACTCTTCAGATTAGTATCTAAATAAAAATGACCACATTTGCCCACTAACCATTCATGTGGGCGTGGTCTAGTGTATAGTGCCTTGCCTAAGTATTCAGACACCAGACCAATTCTCCTTTTACTGAGTTACAAATGGTGCGTTCAATtaatgtcaccttacaataattcatttgaaaaacatcaAACCGAACAATGTTCTGAACTATTTGAcactgaggaacagaaggaaatGCATACCTTCTTGGCCACCAAGGGAAGGGAAACCAAAATGCCCTAAACCAAAAGGGACATTCAATACAGTAAATAACCATTTTGCAGCTTGTGTTTGGAAACTTACTAAGTGGAATCTGTTGATTGCAAAAGGGGCTGTTGTAACAGGATTATTATAGAGGTTGGATGAAGATGGTGAGGATGAAAGGATGTGCGGGTTTGTGTTAGTAACATCTCCCACTCATGTTGCCCACTGTCTGGGTAGAGCTCTATGGAATGCTGTTGTGTTAGTACTCTACAGGTTCATGGCCTGTTGTGATTGAGGTTTGGTGTGGGCGGAGGTGAGATGGTTTGGAAGTCCCCGTTTCTCAATTGATACAGCATGTTGACTTTAGTTAAAAGAAAAGGACCCTGGCACAGTGGGGCCTATTAAATTGAATGGGTCATGTCCTTTTGTGTACTACCAAGTTGTAATGAACGGACATTCAGTTCTTAATTACAGGCTCAGCCA contains:
- the cdkn2a/b gene encoding cyclin-dependent kinase inhibitor 2A/B (p15, inhibits CDK4) (The RefSeq protein has 2 substitutions compared to this genomic sequence) produces the protein MPLEDDLASAAATGNTDRVKMLLERGMDVNGANCFGRTPLQVMMMGSTTVARLLLQQGADPNVADRHTGTMPLHDAARMGFLDTVKILVQCNANPNTLDNWNRRPIDLAKESGHQNVVEFLQTL